The following coding sequences are from one Rathayibacter sp. SW19 window:
- a CDS encoding ABC-F family ATP-binding cassette domain-containing protein, which yields MAHLLGAESLHLEYPTRVIFDDVTVGLNEGDRVGVVGRNGDGKSTLLSLLAGRIQPDSGRVTRRGGVTLGMLDQADELDPDIIVGPAIVGDRAEYVWAGDARVRDVLAGLVGGIAWDARLGDLSGGQRRRVALAALLVGDHDVLFLDEPTNHLDMEGVAWLAGHLKTRWSTNSGGLVVVTHDRWFLDEVSTATWEVHDRIIEPFEGGYAAYILQRVERDRMAAASESKRQNLMRKELAWLRRGAPARSTKPKFRMDAAYELIENEPPPRDSVALSQLAVSRLGKDVVDLIGAGVEFPVEGQGPKTVLRDVEWRIAPGERTGILGVNGAGKSTLLGLVAGTVLPTSGRVKRGKTVKIAALSQQLGELEDILDERVSTVVGMQKRSYVAGGKELTPGQLLERLGFSSAQLSTPVKDLSGGQKRRLQLLLILLDEPNVLILDEPTNDMDTDMLAAIEDLLDSWPGTLLVVSHDRYLIERVTDNQYAVMDGAFRHLPGGVDEYLALRGVAVAAGVAADAAAGAASANANHAASAGLPGMSLGGAERRSAQKELASIDRKLSKLGLQITAAHVRLAEHDQSDYEGLGSLTDALRDLERAVADLETRWLELSEALER from the coding sequence GTGGCCCACCTTCTCGGAGCGGAATCGCTCCACCTCGAATATCCGACACGCGTCATCTTCGACGACGTCACTGTCGGGCTGAACGAGGGCGATCGGGTCGGCGTTGTCGGCCGCAACGGTGATGGCAAGTCGACGCTGCTGTCGCTGCTGGCGGGCCGCATCCAGCCGGATTCCGGGCGGGTCACCCGGCGGGGCGGCGTCACGCTCGGCATGCTGGACCAGGCGGATGAACTGGACCCTGACATCATCGTCGGGCCTGCCATCGTCGGAGACCGTGCAGAGTACGTCTGGGCGGGCGATGCTCGCGTGCGTGACGTGCTCGCAGGGCTCGTGGGAGGCATCGCGTGGGATGCGCGCCTCGGCGACCTGTCGGGCGGGCAGCGCAGGCGGGTCGCGCTCGCTGCGTTGCTGGTCGGCGATCACGATGTGCTTTTTCTCGACGAACCGACCAACCACCTGGACATGGAGGGCGTCGCCTGGCTTGCCGGGCATCTGAAGACCCGCTGGTCGACGAACTCGGGCGGTCTGGTGGTCGTCACCCACGATCGCTGGTTCCTCGATGAGGTGTCCACGGCGACGTGGGAGGTGCACGACCGGATCATCGAGCCATTCGAGGGCGGCTACGCAGCATACATTCTGCAGCGGGTCGAGCGTGACCGGATGGCCGCGGCATCCGAATCGAAGCGACAGAACCTGATGCGCAAAGAGCTGGCCTGGTTGCGTCGCGGTGCGCCGGCGCGCAGCACGAAGCCGAAGTTCCGCATGGATGCCGCGTATGAACTCATCGAGAACGAACCGCCGCCCCGTGACTCCGTCGCGTTGTCGCAGCTCGCCGTTTCGCGACTGGGAAAAGACGTCGTCGATTTGATCGGAGCCGGGGTCGAGTTCCCCGTCGAGGGTCAGGGGCCGAAGACCGTGCTGCGCGACGTCGAATGGCGGATCGCACCGGGGGAGCGCACCGGCATCCTCGGCGTGAATGGCGCCGGAAAATCTACACTGCTCGGTCTGGTGGCGGGAACGGTTCTGCCGACCAGCGGGCGCGTCAAGCGCGGCAAGACCGTGAAGATCGCCGCACTGAGCCAGCAACTCGGCGAACTCGAGGACATTCTCGACGAGCGGGTGAGCACTGTCGTCGGCATGCAGAAGCGATCGTATGTCGCCGGGGGGAAGGAACTGACTCCCGGGCAGCTTCTGGAGCGACTCGGTTTCTCCAGCGCGCAGCTGTCGACGCCGGTCAAGGATCTGTCCGGCGGCCAGAAACGTCGGCTGCAACTGCTGCTGATTCTGCTCGATGAGCCGAACGTGTTGATTCTCGACGAGCCGACCAACGACATGGACACGGACATGCTCGCCGCCATCGAAGACCTGCTCGACTCCTGGCCCGGCACGCTGCTCGTCGTCTCCCACGACCGCTATCTCATCGAACGTGTCACAGACAACCAGTACGCGGTCATGGACGGCGCGTTCCGTCACCTGCCCGGTGGCGTCGACGAATACCTTGCTCTGCGTGGGGTGGCTGTTGCCGCGGGCGTAGCTGCGGATGCTGCTGCCGGGGCGGCGTCTGCGAATGCGAATCACGCGGCATCCGCTGGTTTGCCTGGCATGTCGCTCGGTGGGGCGGAGCGACGCAGCGCACAGAAGGAGCTGGCATCGATCGATCGCAAGCTGTCGAAGCTTGGCCTTCAGATCACTGCGGCGCACGTGCGGCTGGCCGAGCACGATCAGAGCGACTATGAGGGTCTTGGGTCGCTGACGGATGCTTTGCGCGACCTCGAGCGCGCCGTCGCGGACCTCGAGACCCGCTGGCTCGAGCTCTCCGAGGCTCTCGAGCGCTGA
- a CDS encoding FdhF/YdeP family oxidoreductase yields the protein MTIDERKLDVIEAEQLEVTKPKTWAAGIPGIMHSVGPAVKDMGVARSAKLLTSMNHKDGFDCMSCAWPDPSHRKVAEFCENGAKAVTWEATPVTVPTSFWAEHPVDDLLTRSDYWLGMQGRLMEPVYKRADSDRYEPVSWEDAFRIIADKLNGLDSPDQAAFYTSGRTSNEAAFEYQTFVRAFGTNNLPDCSNMCHESTGAALGEVIGVGKCTVLYDDFAKADLIIIMGQNPGTNHPRMLTALEEAKRAGASIVAVNPLPEAGLMRYKNPQRVSGWFGKGTGLADQFLQIRLGGDMALMQAVSKRVLDAEAAHPGTVLDQDFIDRYCQGFDELKEHLAHLDEQVVLDATGLSKREIDDLAGRYLKADKVIITWAMGLTQHKKAVPTIKEIMNLLLLRGNIGKPGAGASPIRGHSNVQGDRTMGIWEKMPPAFLDAMEKEFGFPVPRENGVDSVDGIRAMADGKIKVWIALGGNLVAAISDTRAAEAAMQGTELTVQISTKLNRSHAVIGTEALILPTMGRTEIDRQASGEQFVSVEDTVCAVHPSWGKVEPISPHLLSEVAIVSRMARAVLGDKVPVDWAGFERNYDTIREHIGHVAPGCSDYNEKIRQDGGFILPHGPRDSRTFPTATGKAMLTVNELEAIECPPGRLLLQTMRAHDQFNTTIYSLNDRYRGVKKGREVIFVNPKDLEDLGLTDGQMVDIYSEFRDDVERVCRNFRVISYPSARGCAAAYFPEANPLVPLDFTAEVSNTPASKSVVIRIEPAAVVVA from the coding sequence ATGACTATCGACGAGCGCAAGCTGGACGTCATCGAAGCTGAGCAACTCGAGGTGACGAAGCCGAAAACGTGGGCCGCGGGCATCCCGGGGATCATGCACTCGGTGGGCCCGGCCGTCAAGGACATGGGTGTGGCGCGTAGCGCGAAGCTGCTCACCTCGATGAACCATAAGGACGGCTTCGACTGCATGAGTTGTGCGTGGCCGGATCCCTCCCACCGCAAGGTTGCGGAGTTCTGCGAGAACGGTGCGAAGGCGGTGACCTGGGAGGCGACACCGGTGACCGTGCCGACCAGCTTCTGGGCTGAGCATCCGGTCGATGACCTGCTGACGCGATCGGACTACTGGCTGGGCATGCAAGGCCGGCTGATGGAGCCTGTCTACAAGCGAGCGGACAGTGACCGTTACGAACCGGTCAGCTGGGAGGACGCCTTCCGAATCATCGCCGACAAACTCAACGGCCTTGATTCCCCTGATCAAGCTGCGTTTTATACCAGTGGGCGCACCTCGAACGAGGCCGCATTCGAATATCAGACATTCGTGCGGGCATTTGGCACCAACAATCTGCCCGACTGCTCCAACATGTGCCACGAGTCCACCGGAGCCGCGCTCGGCGAAGTGATCGGCGTCGGCAAATGCACGGTGTTGTACGACGATTTCGCGAAGGCCGACCTGATCATCATCATGGGTCAGAACCCCGGCACCAACCATCCTCGGATGCTCACCGCCCTGGAAGAAGCCAAGCGCGCAGGCGCCAGCATCGTAGCGGTCAATCCGCTGCCCGAGGCCGGGCTGATGCGGTACAAGAACCCGCAGCGGGTCAGCGGCTGGTTCGGCAAAGGCACCGGCTTGGCAGACCAGTTCCTTCAGATTCGACTCGGCGGAGACATGGCGCTGATGCAGGCGGTGAGCAAGCGGGTGCTCGATGCTGAGGCAGCGCACCCCGGCACCGTTCTCGACCAGGACTTCATCGACCGGTACTGCCAGGGGTTCGACGAGTTGAAGGAGCACCTTGCGCACCTCGACGAACAGGTCGTGCTCGATGCAACCGGGCTGAGCAAACGGGAGATCGACGACCTGGCCGGGCGTTACCTGAAGGCGGACAAGGTCATCATCACCTGGGCGATGGGCCTGACCCAGCACAAGAAGGCCGTGCCGACGATCAAAGAGATCATGAACCTCTTGCTTTTGCGTGGCAACATCGGCAAGCCGGGCGCCGGAGCCTCTCCGATCCGCGGTCATAGCAACGTGCAGGGCGACCGCACGATGGGTATCTGGGAGAAGATGCCACCGGCCTTCCTCGACGCAATGGAAAAGGAATTCGGATTCCCGGTGCCGCGCGAGAACGGTGTCGACAGTGTCGATGGCATTCGCGCGATGGCAGATGGCAAGATCAAGGTCTGGATCGCGCTCGGCGGCAATCTCGTCGCGGCCATCTCGGACACCAGGGCGGCGGAGGCCGCAATGCAGGGCACAGAGTTGACCGTGCAGATTTCAACCAAGCTGAATCGATCGCACGCGGTGATCGGCACAGAGGCACTGATCCTTCCGACGATGGGTCGCACGGAGATCGACAGGCAGGCATCCGGAGAGCAGTTCGTCTCGGTTGAAGACACGGTGTGCGCCGTACACCCCTCGTGGGGCAAGGTCGAGCCGATCTCACCGCATCTGCTCAGCGAGGTGGCGATCGTTTCCCGCATGGCCCGGGCCGTTCTCGGGGACAAAGTCCCGGTGGACTGGGCCGGATTCGAGCGCAACTACGACACCATCAGGGAACACATCGGCCATGTCGCACCGGGTTGTTCGGACTACAACGAGAAGATCAGGCAAGACGGCGGGTTCATCCTGCCACACGGGCCGAGGGATTCGCGCACGTTCCCGACCGCGACGGGCAAGGCGATGCTGACCGTGAACGAACTCGAGGCGATCGAGTGCCCGCCCGGGCGACTGCTTTTGCAGACGATGCGCGCGCATGACCAGTTCAATACGACGATCTACAGCCTCAACGATCGCTATCGCGGTGTGAAGAAGGGGCGCGAGGTCATCTTCGTCAACCCGAAGGATCTTGAAGACCTCGGGCTGACTGACGGGCAAATGGTCGATATCTACAGCGAGTTCCGCGACGACGTGGAACGCGTCTGCCGCAACTTCCGGGTGATCTCCTACCCCTCGGCTCGCGGATGCGCAGCAGCATATTTTCCGGAGGCGAACCCGCTCGTGCCGTTGGACTTCACAGCAGAGGTCAGTAACACGCCCGCATCGAAGTCCGTGGTGATTCGGATCGAGCCGGCCGCCGTCGTGGTCGCCTGA
- the fdhD gene encoding formate dehydrogenase accessory sulfurtransferase FdhD — translation MGRVTARRRVTRLTVGTPAIRREDLLAAEEPLEIRVGGRSLAVTMRTPGNDLDLATGFLVSEGIIRRGDQLASARFCAGEYGSTENTYNVLDVTLAPGVVAPDPALARAFYTTSSCGLCGKASIDAVHTKSAYEVRNDPLVVDAQLLTTLPNALRAAQDVFDKTGGLHAAGLFDGHTGELLVLREDVGRHNAVDKVVGWAAKEGLLPLRSTVLMVSGRASFELVQKAVMAGIPMLAAVSAPSSLAAELATDSGMTLVGFLRGESMVIYAGAERIAPEVEEGSRQRATIEKGTRIKDDARITEGSAA, via the coding sequence ATGGGCAGGGTTACGGCGCGACGCCGAGTCACCCGATTGACAGTGGGCACACCGGCGATTAGGCGAGAAGATTTGTTGGCCGCGGAAGAGCCGCTGGAGATCAGAGTCGGCGGACGGTCGCTTGCAGTGACCATGCGAACGCCGGGTAACGACCTGGATTTGGCGACAGGGTTCCTCGTCTCGGAGGGCATAATTCGACGCGGCGACCAGCTGGCGTCGGCCCGGTTCTGTGCCGGCGAATACGGCTCAACCGAGAACACCTACAACGTGCTCGACGTCACGCTGGCGCCCGGCGTGGTCGCACCGGATCCGGCGCTGGCGCGCGCGTTTTACACCACGAGCTCATGCGGGTTGTGCGGCAAGGCGAGTATCGATGCCGTGCACACGAAGTCGGCATACGAGGTGCGTAACGATCCGCTCGTGGTCGACGCGCAGCTGCTCACGACGTTGCCGAACGCGCTGCGTGCGGCCCAGGATGTGTTCGACAAAACAGGCGGGCTGCATGCGGCTGGCCTGTTCGACGGGCACACCGGCGAGCTGCTGGTGCTTCGCGAGGACGTCGGTCGACACAACGCTGTCGACAAAGTCGTCGGCTGGGCTGCTAAGGAGGGCCTGCTGCCACTCCGCTCCACTGTGCTGATGGTGTCTGGACGGGCAAGTTTCGAGCTCGTGCAAAAGGCGGTTATGGCAGGCATCCCGATGTTGGCCGCGGTTTCAGCACCGTCATCGCTCGCGGCTGAGTTGGCAACAGATTCAGGGATGACCCTGGTCGGCTTCCTCCGCGGCGAATCGATGGTGATCTACGCGGGAGCCGAGCGGATCGCACCTGAAGTCGAGGAAGGGTCGCGTCAGAGGGCGACGATCGAGAAAGGCACGCGCATCAAAGACGACGCGCGCATCACAGAAGGAAGTGCCGCATGA
- a CDS encoding DUF1611 domain-containing protein: protein MSPTVSNMPGTAGATAIIYCEGLFGRPDGKTANGLVRYSERYEILSVIDSSQAGADAGAILDGVANGIPVLANLAEAIGHAGQVPDYLICGLAPASGMLSQAQRAVLLDGIARGMHIVNGLHEFLNDDAEFVAASLLSGVTIIDIRRPKEKKDLRVFSGRIFDVTCPRIAVLGTDGSIGKRTTATLLVQALTARGIKAVMVGTGQTALIQGGKYGVALDAVVPQFCSGEMEAQVVAAFESEDPDVIVIEGQGALSHPAYLTSAYILRGSRPAGVIVQHAPKRGFLDDFPTMPMPSLASEIALIETFADTQVIGITINHEHMAPDEIGTTIDELELEFGLPATDPLTRPLDALADIVLLSFPELEQRAQVTLGSRS from the coding sequence ATGTCCCCAACTGTTTCCAATATGCCCGGCACAGCCGGTGCGACGGCCATCATCTATTGCGAGGGGCTGTTCGGTCGCCCCGATGGCAAGACCGCTAATGGTCTCGTCAGATACTCCGAGCGCTACGAGATCCTCAGCGTCATCGACAGCAGCCAGGCCGGGGCGGATGCCGGCGCGATCCTCGACGGCGTCGCAAACGGCATCCCGGTTCTGGCGAACCTGGCAGAGGCCATCGGCCACGCCGGTCAGGTGCCCGATTACCTCATCTGCGGCCTGGCGCCTGCCAGCGGAATGCTCTCGCAGGCACAACGTGCCGTGCTTCTCGACGGGATCGCCCGCGGCATGCACATCGTGAACGGGCTGCACGAGTTTCTGAACGACGACGCCGAATTCGTCGCAGCAAGCCTCCTGTCCGGCGTGACCATCATCGACATCCGTCGACCGAAGGAGAAGAAGGACCTCCGCGTTTTCTCTGGTCGGATCTTCGACGTGACCTGCCCGCGCATCGCTGTTCTGGGCACGGACGGTTCCATCGGCAAGCGCACCACCGCCACCCTGCTGGTGCAAGCGCTCACCGCACGCGGCATCAAAGCGGTCATGGTGGGCACTGGCCAGACGGCTCTGATCCAGGGCGGCAAGTACGGCGTGGCGCTCGACGCAGTCGTGCCCCAGTTCTGTTCAGGCGAAATGGAAGCCCAAGTTGTGGCCGCGTTTGAATCTGAAGACCCCGATGTCATCGTGATCGAAGGGCAGGGCGCACTCAGTCACCCGGCCTACCTGACCTCCGCATACATCCTGCGTGGTAGCCGACCGGCTGGTGTCATCGTGCAGCACGCGCCGAAGCGGGGGTTCCTCGACGACTTTCCCACGATGCCGATGCCGAGTCTGGCCAGCGAGATCGCACTCATCGAGACGTTCGCAGACACTCAGGTCATCGGCATCACCATCAATCACGAACACATGGCACCCGACGAGATCGGTACGACCATCGACGAGCTCGAACTTGAATTCGGCCTGCCTGCGACCGACCCGTTGACTCGTCCGCTGGACGCCCTCGCGGACATCGTGTTGCTGTCCTTTCCCGAGTTGGAACAACGTGCGCAGGTTACCCTTGGATCGAGGTCATAG
- a CDS encoding ThiF family adenylyltransferase codes for MTSATSTEISSRADSAVRAGVPPLVAPGPALSAARMARFSRQLLLPGFGELAQRRLQAARVLVVGAGGLGSAAVPYLAGAGVGTIGIADPDVVELSNLHRQTAHSMSDIGRRKVDSLADTIASIDPEITVVRHPVRLNSGNILGILADYDLIVDGSDNFPTRYLTNDAATLAGKPLVWGAILRYSGQASVAWAAYGPTYRDLFPTPPAADEVLSCELGGVLPGVCAAIGAILATEVVKVITGTGEPLIGRVTTFDALTGRYREISYRAIPDAAPVTTLIDYEQFCGVSPAPAAATDTPAVAPAATAASMAAAAEKLPTAIGPGQLAELLQAGTAVQLIDVREPIEAQISRIPNDELIPLGDLLARSGSVRSDIPVVFYCHVGPRSLQAVRMMRSLGHDNVSYLAGGVNAYAILDPSVGSRY; via the coding sequence GTGACTAGTGCCACGTCGACCGAGATCTCGTCACGTGCGGACTCAGCGGTGCGCGCGGGCGTGCCGCCTCTGGTGGCCCCTGGGCCAGCGTTGTCCGCAGCCCGGATGGCGCGCTTCAGTCGGCAGCTGCTGTTGCCTGGCTTCGGCGAACTGGCGCAGCGCAGACTGCAGGCTGCCCGTGTTCTCGTCGTCGGCGCCGGCGGGCTCGGCAGCGCCGCCGTGCCCTACCTGGCCGGCGCAGGAGTCGGCACCATCGGCATTGCCGATCCAGATGTTGTCGAATTGTCCAATCTGCACCGCCAGACCGCGCACTCGATGTCCGATATCGGTCGGCGCAAGGTCGATTCGCTGGCCGACACGATCGCATCGATCGATCCGGAGATCACCGTCGTGCGGCATCCGGTTCGACTGAATTCCGGCAACATCCTGGGCATCCTCGCCGACTACGACCTGATCGTGGACGGCAGCGACAATTTCCCGACACGTTATCTGACGAACGACGCGGCTACCCTCGCGGGGAAACCGCTCGTGTGGGGCGCAATTCTGCGCTACAGCGGGCAGGCGAGCGTGGCCTGGGCCGCGTACGGGCCCACCTACCGCGACTTGTTCCCGACACCGCCCGCTGCCGACGAAGTGCTGTCCTGCGAACTCGGCGGAGTGCTGCCGGGCGTCTGCGCCGCGATCGGCGCGATTCTGGCGACCGAAGTCGTCAAGGTGATCACCGGCACCGGCGAGCCGCTGATTGGCCGCGTCACCACGTTCGACGCTCTGACCGGCCGCTATCGCGAGATCTCCTATCGCGCGATTCCGGATGCTGCGCCCGTCACGACGCTGATCGACTACGAGCAATTCTGCGGTGTGAGCCCGGCGCCGGCAGCTGCCACCGATACACCGGCCGTCGCCCCGGCCGCCACGGCCGCCTCAATGGCCGCCGCGGCCGAGAAGCTTCCAACAGCGATCGGCCCTGGACAGCTCGCCGAACTGCTCCAGGCAGGCACAGCCGTTCAGCTGATCGATGTGCGCGAGCCGATCGAAGCGCAGATCTCCCGGATCCCGAACGACGAACTGATCCCGCTCGGCGACCTCCTCGCGCGCTCCGGCTCCGTGCGCTCTGACATCCCTGTCGTGTTCTACTGTCACGTTGGGCCGCGGTCACTGCAGGCCGTGCGCATGATGCGCAGCCTCGGCCACGACAATGTCTCCTATCTGGCCGGTGGGGTCAATGCGTATGCGATTCTCGACCCGAGCGTTGGCTCGCGGTACTGA